In the Pseudorasbora parva isolate DD20220531a chromosome 5, ASM2467924v1, whole genome shotgun sequence genome, TGTTCCCATGTGTTTCGCAATTGGATATGCTGAATACCTTGCGTGCTTATGCTTTGTTATTGTGATCGCTTGTTATTGTATACTTTCCATATTAGCCGTACAATCCAACACAGTTACAGTTTATGCCGATAGAAAAGGACTACCAGTATTATTATGTTAACATTTTAAGTTACCACTTGTCATTTCAGTTTGCATTCTGTAAACACCGGAGAAATATTGAGCATGAATCCTTCAGAGCGTTTCTTTGCAAAGCTTCGGAAACTGACTATTTATCTGGAGACTGAAAGCAACAATCTCCTGCATACTAGTCAGAACCTCAAAGACGACGATGGTAAATAATTTATAGTTAGTAATAAAATGATCAGTTCATAATTTTACATCTATTGACTGGTGTATGTGGTTGTTCAGAGGATGAAGAAAATGGGGCTCAAGCACTGTACCAGCTGCACTCTGAAGTCAGAGCACTGAAGGTATGAGTATGCTTAGTTATGGTCCATGGTccagtttattttttaagtatgGGCTACATTTTTGACACAAAATCATATGCAGCGGCAAGTTCAGGATCAGGTTGCTACACATGATGCAACAAGTACTGAGCTGAGGAGCTTCATCAGAAGATGCTTGGTGCTGAAGCAGAGGACCACAGAAGACATAGACAGGCTGAAGAAACACTACGAGAAGTATGGCTACATGCCACGAATAGCAAGACAGGGGTATACAGGTAAATGTTTTTCACATCTGAGAGAATGTTAATGGGgtgtttctgtgttttttttcttcttagtctggttgtgtttatggggtgcagtataacatgtctaatacttcttctttttttacacgtattcttcttatattttacctttattccacaccgccgTCCCCACTGTCCTTTAAATggctcatttgcttcctgcttctatgaagccaaTTCCTCCGAAAAtagcaatggtcttagattgtttagatggccaaatgtagtttcatgtatttttattggactttcagtgctgtaactttgcagatactgtttatgctcaagcagcaacattacacatgcAACCAggaaattgcatgcaaccacccctttttAACATCCCAGTGCTACCTCTACTTGGATTTTATAGCAATTCATTATCTTGATTTGATGATTAAAacaagtttgtttgttttaagttTAATCTTTGCTACAATTCAAGTATATGTCAATAGATATGTTGTTCAATTTGCTCACTATTCTAGAGATGAACGGTACAAAAGGGACAGAGGAGCAAGCAGAAAAGTCAGATGCAGCACAGGAAGATAGACTGAGACAAGGGGTTTGTGAAGAGGCTCAGCAGTCAGAGACACCTGAAAAGATGCCACAACCCATTGAACAGCTGTTGACACCAAAGCTCTCCGATTTTGGTCTGTCTGCACTTCAGTTTCAAAGAGTGCTTGGTGAAGCAGAGCAGCCTCTCAGTGCTGCTCCTGTTCCAGCTGAGGCTCTGTCTCCACCACCATTTGTCATGAACATCCATCCACCGCAGCCAAAGACACCCAAGTGCTCTCTGCGTATGGAGGAGGATGCTCCGACCCCAAGACTAGAGGACTTTGGCATCTCTGAATATACCATGTGCTGGAACAATGATTTTACAATGGATTTGTTCAACAAGAAACCACCAAAGACCTGCAGGTAGGCTGCTTACTATGTGTGGTTGTGCATGTAAAAACACAAGCATTAAAATCTGCTTTAAATTTCAAAAGTCACAAAATTCAGCCTCATGGGtagatttaaaatatgctgtCTAAGCCtggggttttcaaacctgtcctggaggaccaccagcTCTGCACATTTTGTGTATTTacctcatctaacacacctgattcaattCATCAGCTCATTATTAGAGACTGCAAGCCCTGAAGTGGGTGTGTCAAATatgggagacatgcaaaatgtgcaaggctgggggtcctccaggacaggtttgaaaacccctggtctaAGCAACAGCATTGTTAAATTTACATGATTAGGAGTGACAGTTTCTAATATCTTTACAGCTTTACATTTTGCATTTCTCTCAGCACTCATTACAGTGTAACAGATATCTGATTTTGTATTTCTGTGACTGCTGTTATACATAAATTGTATACATATACACAAtttcttttttctattttgaaAGAAGCCTCTGTAACTATTTTAATGTGTCCCTGTtactgtaattatatatttaagtagtGAGTAATAAACTACGTGTACTTACTATAAgtagggctgtttcgaatgccattttttgagcttcgaagcttaggtggcaatcaatatcgaatattcgaagcttcggtgggtggggctaaatatataataatagtgtcggtttgcatttgtatcatctttcacgacttcacgtttcactcttcggcatcgtaaatgtgttgcggcagacccagtggagtgcagtgttgcatttggtgcaatatgatcaggtggcacacattctttaaatattaataaacatttaataatcttttaaatagaacagtttccggtacgcattacacgggcaggtttatgctccgaaaacggacagtgcacaagtgatacaaaacacaaagtcagttgagagcaagaactttaataaggtattaataacgaacctttctttaaaacaaatgaatcccaaaacagaaaataaattagtaacacacagtgatttcaatgaactgtaataaataaagaacacggtagcatgcttataaacagttgaataagaataaatgaattgtttttaaaatgacacaaaatgtaatatctattacaattagttttattctatataagggatttattttgtcttattctgactttttgttaatttaaatctttaaaatgcgcgatgcttttattgaaagcatgttgcggtgatttttaaatgtattattattatttcaagcatgagtgagaatgagtccgcgacggaagtcatgtgttgaaaaaaaaaaaaaacgaatattcgaatctcaaaactgaaaatcgaatgccacctcaccgaacgaatattcgattattctagtacagccctaaCTATAAGGTTAAGTTAGAACTAGGGTATGGTCTAGGGTTAGTTGTGTGTAACTATGGATAATTTACAGTTATAAAAGGGGTAAAAAATAACGGTTACTGAATGCTAAGCtaaccgagagagagagagagagagagagagagagagagagagagagagagagagagagagagagagagagagagagagagagagaaatccatttcattatatttgaaaatgcaATGTATTCGTGTGATTGCAAAActgaatgttcagcatcattacttttTAGAaagcattctaatatgctgattttgtgctcaagaaacatttattattatcaaaaaataaatttgcaaatTTGTTGTGTTgcatgcttaatatttttgtgaattatTTTATGGTTTTTTTTTATGATGATTTAGAAAGTTAAAAAGTACAGcagttatttgaaatataaatattttgtaacattataaatatatttactgccTTTTGGTTAATTAAATGTGTTGAAATAAAGttagaatttttatttatttttagaatcTTACTGCTGCCCAATTTTGAAATGTAGTGTATATGTAGTACAGTAATATGTGTTGTCTTTCACagtgaaaaaaaagagaatggTCAGAAACCCCCTCATGTTTTCTCCACTCTGTCCTCTGTGCCTAACAAAAGTGCTGCCAATGGTAAtttagactttaaaaaaatatagttaacctatattttgtttagttttaatAATTGATTCTTAAACTATTAacaatttattacaaaatatggTGGCTCTTTACATTTGTTCTAAAGTTTctgcttttttttaattgtttgtttgcttaaatatttcagagaatctggaatcCCCAGAGCCTCCTGTGTTTTGCACCCCAGGATTTAAGATTAAGAAGCACTGCATCCCGTCCTCTCCACTGAAAGAAAAGAATGATCTCGATTCTCCCCCTCGTCCTAATAACTGTCCTTCAACCCCAGAGCTCCCTGCATTTGAGACACCTTTTGTCAGCAAGCTAATAAAAAAGGTGTGATGTACCCATTCACTTAATACTTTTGTCAATTATGTATATCTGCCTCAAGAGACTTTTGTTACACTAAACCATGATCACATACAATACCTGTCAAAATGTGTAATGTTTTCACTCATTCACTGCAATTACCGTTTCACAGGACGATAGGCAGGAAGAAAGCGAGAGGCACAGGGGATCACAGGAGGGCAACTTTCGCCTACCAGATCTCTCAAACTCTAACAGAGCTCCTTCGCTTGATGCTCCAGAGATGCCAAAAGTGCTACGCTATGAGGATGAGGCAATGCCTGAGATGCCAAGCCTGCAGTCCTTTT is a window encoding:
- the ska3 gene encoding spindle and kinetochore-associated protein 3, with the translated sequence MNPSERFFAKLRKLTIYLETESNNLLHTSQNLKDDDEDEENGAQALYQLHSEVRALKRQVQDQVATHDATSTELRSFIRRCLVLKQRTTEDIDRLKKHYEKYGYMPRIARQGYTEMNGTKGTEEQAEKSDAAQEDRLRQGVCEEAQQSETPEKMPQPIEQLLTPKLSDFGLSALQFQRVLGEAEQPLSAAPVPAEALSPPPFVMNIHPPQPKTPKCSLRMEEDAPTPRLEDFGISEYTMCWNNDFTMDLFNKKPPKTCSEKKENGQKPPHVFSTLSSVPNKSAANENLESPEPPVFCTPGFKIKKHCIPSSPLKEKNDLDSPPRPNNCPSTPELPAFETPFVSKLIKKDDRQEESERHRGSQEGNFRLPDLSNSNRAPSLDAPEMPKVLRYEDEAMPEMPSLQSFFGSSLAFKNGSGECLSGMKTEAGNGLEVKQTSVSMPEGGFSQDWCLATPKVRVKFPTESCTPEMPDISSVTQDILKLVAQYKS